The following coding sequences are from one Brienomyrus brachyistius isolate T26 chromosome 2, BBRACH_0.4, whole genome shotgun sequence window:
- the LOC125724829 gene encoding uncharacterized protein LOC125724829, translating to MDPDESSSQAGYQCRGEIDEPTQSEDSASCPLASKYNNSKPVPEEEDQSQTVVQEGNATPVSKCIICKKSTEEDSKIKTYSDTTGPSLKSAAGFRTTLRSDKYEEVTKRIVSSDVQGKLYHPSCHRLYTAVKRPKDGTGSEPQPKKARRETRTNSTLPETGNRGILKRPCIFCGKNRKKKRGKEERLMSVATDGGCDTLVERAPQSRNERFKSLILGDVNLVAKEGKYHKSCRVEFMHETEIARHSKATPREFNKRAFSSLCGLINMEVVQNKKALLVSSLLHTYKLEYTSNGGKPEDISSYSSQNLIRKIQDKFAEKIRVQLADQRRGNYICASSLTDEEARSQIFHDAQEHEENEKLRWAALHLRSLIMQLPKSKTPVPATVQNLKESSPDIPKQLDIFFRSLLGGVTPAFQGAQTTAIDRKVALMASDAVFNVSWGTVKPWKHIAMGLGMSSLTGSKLVLQILNRAGHSISYSDAKGLETEFAYSVTSDGRDAPDGIHLLPDRSTACVWDNNDANVETLDGKATLHSTVGHTYQNIMEHDNEEGAHMV from the exons ATGGATCCAGATGAATCTTCTTCTCAAGCGGGGTATCAGTGTAGAGGTGAAATTGATGAGCCTACTCAAAGTGAAGACTCTGCTTCTTGTCCACTTGCATCTAAATACAACAACAGCAAGCCAGTCCCGGAAGAAGAGGATCAATCTCAAACTGTTGTTCAGGAG GGCAATGCAACCCCTGTATCAAAGTGTATAATTTGTAAAAAGTCAACTGAAGAAGATAGCAAGATAAAGACTTATTCTGACACAACAGGACCATCACTGAAATCTGCAGCAGGTTTTCGAACTACCCTGAGGAGTGACAAATACGAAGAGGTCACCAAGAGAATTGTCAGCAGTGATGTTCAAGGGAAATTGTACCACCCCTCTTGCCATCGACTGTACACAGCAGTGAAGAGACCAAAAGATGGAACTGGATCTGAACCTCAGCCAAAGAAAGCACGGAGGGAGACAAGAACAAACAGCACTTTACCAGAGACAGGAAATCGTGGTATCCTGAAACGACCATGTATCTTTTGTGGGAAGAACAGAAAAAAGAAGAGGGGTAAAGAGGAACGGCTTATGTCAGTTGCAACAGATGGGGGTTGTGATACACTGGTAGAACGGGCTCCCCAGTCAAGAAATGAACGCTTCAAAAGCTTAATATTGGGTGATGTTAATCTTGTTGCGAAGGAGGGTAAATACCATAAATCATGCAGAGTTGAGTTTATGCATGAGACAGAAATAGCAAGGCATAGCAAAGCAACACCTCGTGAATTCAATAAGAGAGCTTTTTCATCACTCTGTGGCCTGATTAACATGGAAGTTGTCCAAAATAAAAAAGCTTTACTGGTGTCATCCTTGTTACACACGTACAAATTGGAGTACACAAGTAATGGGGGTAAACCCGAAGACATTTCTTCATACTCATCCCAGAACCTGATTAGAAAGATTCAAGATAAATTTGCTGAAAAAATCCGGGTCCAACTGGCAGACCAGCGACGGGGAAACTACATTTGTGCTTCATCACTCACTGACGAGGAAGCAAGGTCACAAATATTCCACGATGCTCAGGAACATGAGGAAAATGAAAAACTAAGATGGGCTGCACTCCACCTGCGTTCACTCATTATGCAGCTACCCAAGTCTAAAACACCTGTTCCTGCCACAGTGCAGAATCTCAAGGAAAGTTCACCAGATATCCCAAAGCAGCTGGACATATTCTTTAGAAGTCTTCTTGGAGGTGTGACACCAGCATTCCAGGGGGCACAGACCACTGCCATTGACAGGAAGGTGGCATTAATGGCATCAGATGCAGTTTTTAATGTGTCATGGGGCACAGTAAAACCCTGGAAGCACATTGCAATGGGACTTGGTATGTCATCACTGACTGGTTCAAAGTTAGTGCTACAAATCCTTAACAGAGCAGGCCACAGCATCAGCTACAGTGACGCAAAGGGACTGGAAACTGAATTTGCCTATTCTGTGACTTCAGATGGGCGTGATGCTCCAGATGGAATACACCTTCTCCCTGATAGATCAACAGCCTGTGTATGGGACAACAACGATGCAAACGTGGAGACTCTCGATGGAAAGGCAACTCTTCACTCCACTGTTGGTCACACTTATCAAAATATAATGGAGCATGACAATGAAGAAGGTGCCCACATGGTTTGA